One window from the genome of Tachypleus tridentatus isolate NWPU-2018 chromosome 11, ASM421037v1, whole genome shotgun sequence encodes:
- the LOC143231330 gene encoding zinc finger MYM-type protein 1-like, with the protein MKPMNLYTKFGGNPSTGGDVAVLNAHRIAKCKIEILMDPTNIHTKSSEGPSTEYEVVVKMPIKSTIRKTENFTHPYMNSMNLLVKIHILRPPASITYLLPKKRQQVDGPTNTCGANEEDSGDRDGENADMTSVGPQPQEGTTHTYGEKLPPGPKDLSQLPGLKIYLAIEYSGQSRSFNKNWHDQHSWLEYSVTQDAVFCFACRLFSHTHFSKTEKPFTHESFWNWKKVTTSLKSHDNSAGHTFAMQAWAEFKLQKTKGARIQHALDASHAETVEENRHYIRAVIDALLYTACQNEAQRGHREGSQSDNRGNFLELLDMISRYDEIVKNKPSGPGNAKYTHHDIQNELLDIIAGMIRKDINKEVMEAGHFALMVDETKDCYAGAVVMSGHNSGVQERFRREVSQAVYVHCYAHRLNFVLVDCVHNIQAAAEFFVTIQKLYKFFSTSVVYEEFLKVQKELEPVNQHIELKRLSDTRWACQHAACLAVKRTLPAIVTTLKRFVEGDNVHRATESKGLCILLDQQFVTSLVAIEKLLLMIKQLSDHLQSPDLQLDPAEDLKFKGYENYFTNVFLILVHLIACQSVQ; encoded by the exons ATGAAGCCAATGAACCTCTATACCAAATTTGGTGGAAATCCATCTACAGGAGGTGACGTAGCTGTACTAAATGCCCATAGAATCgcaaaatgtaaaattgaaattttaatggaccCAACAAACATCCATACCAAATCTAGCGAAGGTCCGTCCACAGAGTACGAAGTCGTGGTAAAAATGCCAATAAAATCCAcaataagaaaaactgaaaactttacACACCCTTACATGAACTCAATGAATCTTCTTGTGAAGATCCACATCCtacggccccccgctagtataacg TACCTGCTACCCAAGAAGAGGCAACAAGTAGATGGTCCTACAAACACATGTGGTGCAAATGAGGAGGACAGTGGTGATCGTGATGGTGAGAATGCGGACATGACTAGTGTGGGACCCCAGCCGCAAGAAGGCACCACTCACACCTATGGTGAAAAACTACCACCAGGACCCAAGGACCTGAGCCAGCTTCCAGGCTTGAAGATATACCTGGCCATAGAATACAGTGGCCAGTCAAGGTCATTCAACAAGAATTGGCATGATCAGCACTCGTGGTTGGAGTACTCTGTGACCCAAGATGCTGTATTCTGCTTCGCTTGTCGTCTTTTCAGtcacacacacttcagtaaaactgagaaGCCCTTCACCCATGAAAGTTTCTGGAACTGGAAGAAGGTGACCACATCACTGAAGTCCCACGATAACTCTGCAGGACACACGTTTGCCATGCAAGCTTGGGCAgagtttaaattgcagaaaacaaagggCGCAAGGATCCAACATGCTCTCGATGCAAGTCATGCTGAAACTGTGGAGGAAAACCGACATTACATAAGAGCCGTGATAGATGCACTGCTCTACACAGCCTGCCAGAATGAAGCCCAGAGAGGTcacagggaaggtagtcagtcagaTAACAGGGGCAATTTCCTTGAACTTCTTGACATGATTTCCAGGTATGATGAAATCGTGAAGAACAAGCCGAGTGGTCCTGGCAATGCCAAGTACACGCACCATGATATCCAAAATGAACTGCTTGACATCATAGCTGGAATGATCAGGAAGGATATCAACAAAGAGGTCATGGAAGCTGGGCATTTTGCTCTAATGGtggatgaaacaaaggat TGCTATGCTGGAGCTGTAGTCATGTCAGGGCACAACAGTGGTGTACAGGAGAGGTTCAGGAGAGAGGTGTCTCAGGCTGTGTATGTCCACTGCTACGCACACAGGCTCAACTTTGTGCTAGTTGATTGTGTGCACAACATCCAGGCTGCagcagagttctttgtgacaattcagaagctgtacaaattcttctCTACATCGGTTGTGTatgaagaatttctgaaggtacagaaggaGCTTGAACCCGTGAACCAGCACATAGAGTTGAAGCGACTGTCAGATACAAGATGGGCCTGCCAACATGCTGCTTGTCTGGCTGTGAAAAGAACCCtccctgccattgtgacaaccctaaaACGTTTTGTGGAAGGGGACAATGTCCACAGAGCCACTGAATCTAAGGGCCTGTGCATCCTCCTAGATCAGCAGTTCGTAACCAGTCTAGTGGCCAtagaaaaactactgctgatgaTAAAACAGCTATCAGACCATCTCCAGTCACCTGACCTGCAGTTGGACCCTGCAGAGgaccta AAGTTTAAAGGTTATGAAAACTACTTTACAAACGTCTTTCTAATTCTTGTCCATCTTATAGCATGTCAAAGTGTGCAATAA